The Akkermansia sp. N21116 genome includes a region encoding these proteins:
- a CDS encoding metallophosphoesterase: MKGLGMGGVVLLSSPMSFARSGVSGGKITFGIISDVHADLQPDAKQRLEIFMERCMRVKPDFIIQLGDLHHGPGMKDMLEIWNRFPGDRFHVLGNHDMDHMSKADVVREQGMSGPYYSYDRGGYHFVVLDANHCVKDGKMYDNNHGNYYSAEKRDMVSPEELEWLREDLRKAVKPSILFSHEAFDDVWQGETSPSKMDVRQVIREANGGGGKKVIACFCGHHHVDHHMVIEDVHYVQINSASYYWVEEAQGFSNGHMAEYKDPLFAFVTLDPANRFISIKGEQSKFKPPVPNGKTCPNADKIFPCIKNRRIHY, translated from the coding sequence ATGAAAGGCCTCGGAATGGGCGGGGTTGTTTTGCTTTCTTCTCCTATGTCTTTTGCCCGATCAGGCGTTTCTGGAGGCAAGATAACGTTCGGAATTATCTCCGATGTGCATGCTGATTTGCAGCCGGACGCGAAACAGAGATTGGAAATTTTCATGGAACGTTGCATGCGGGTGAAACCGGATTTCATCATCCAGTTGGGAGATTTGCACCATGGCCCCGGGATGAAGGATATGCTGGAGATATGGAATCGTTTTCCCGGGGATAGGTTCCATGTTCTCGGCAACCACGATATGGACCATATGAGCAAGGCTGATGTCGTCCGGGAACAGGGTATGTCCGGTCCATACTATTCTTATGACCGGGGTGGGTATCATTTCGTCGTTCTGGATGCAAACCACTGTGTGAAAGACGGAAAGATGTACGACAACAACCATGGCAATTACTATAGTGCCGAGAAACGCGACATGGTCAGTCCGGAGGAGCTGGAATGGTTGCGGGAAGATCTGCGCAAGGCGGTCAAACCGTCCATTCTGTTTTCTCATGAAGCGTTTGACGATGTCTGGCAGGGAGAGACTTCTCCCAGCAAAATGGATGTTCGCCAAGTGATCCGGGAAGCGAATGGCGGAGGTGGGAAGAAAGTGATTGCCTGCTTCTGCGGCCACCATCACGTGGACCACCACATGGTCATTGAAGACGTTCACTACGTCCAGATCAACAGCGCCTCCTATTATTGGGTGGAGGAGGCTCAGGGGTTTTCCAACGGACACATGGCGGAATACAAGGATCCGCTTTTTGCCTTCGTGACTCTGGATCCCGCCAACAGATTTATCTCGATCAAAGGAGAACAAAGCAAGTTCAAACCGCCGGTCCCCAATGGGAAAACGTGTCCGAATGCCGATAAAATCTTCCCCTGTATCAAAAATAGAAGAATCCACTATTAA
- a CDS encoding OmpA family protein: MTGSENTHIVQNQRRKSRFALRSQRHFWAIVLGALTSAILVHLLGYFVLRVTGVGMTLSPVEGQLPPNSKEEILRPVVLQSDEEEREEIPDELPTADPDNLPVEDIQTPDPVDMELEDVSIAPGETSIGLESMDSTESQALASQMEQLADSVGSAGSPEPGMSEALAITSNPLKVVKSDGLPEIDPDVWNRENLTGNKGVSDANLPSGTKSLTDLLAQPSNSLGKKSGHGLIGADLLFEYDKAVMKNSARIGLLQLAALICKNPQTSFIIEGHTDSFGSREYNKLLSLMRANAVRLWLQANGIDMTHVYIRACGNERPVVPITGDRRAQAANRRVEIHMRKKGEDLPADALPISYKVDMETPIARQIAAMKQGTGALPVPSSDQGRPVAPVVPAKPVVPSVPPVTSPAAVRPATPTPAAGNVRQPSPVVVPAPGQGQGTATGSSVRQGARPPVVSGSNQEAPVVDDEEVDLEDLPARVVGKEDDIPVAQPVHDDIPAAIPVAEPVHGSGADPAGKPEKGGNSPQEPAFQEPLLP; the protein is encoded by the coding sequence ATGACAGGATCGGAAAACACTCACATCGTCCAAAATCAGCGCCGCAAATCCAGATTTGCTTTGCGGAGCCAGAGGCATTTCTGGGCGATTGTCCTCGGTGCCCTGACAAGTGCCATTCTGGTCCATTTATTGGGTTATTTTGTCTTGCGCGTAACCGGGGTGGGGATGACTCTTTCTCCTGTGGAAGGCCAGTTGCCACCAAATAGCAAAGAGGAAATTCTTCGACCCGTCGTCTTGCAAAGTGACGAAGAAGAGCGAGAGGAAATACCTGATGAATTGCCTACTGCCGACCCGGACAATTTGCCTGTGGAGGATATTCAGACTCCGGATCCGGTTGATATGGAACTGGAGGATGTGAGTATTGCCCCCGGAGAGACGTCCATTGGGCTGGAAAGCATGGATTCTACGGAATCCCAGGCTCTTGCTTCGCAGATGGAGCAATTGGCTGATTCGGTTGGCTCTGCCGGCAGCCCGGAACCGGGCATGAGCGAGGCATTGGCGATTACGTCCAATCCGCTCAAGGTTGTCAAGTCGGACGGACTGCCGGAAATCGACCCTGATGTATGGAACAGGGAAAATCTGACGGGCAATAAAGGAGTCAGCGATGCCAACTTACCGAGCGGTACGAAATCCTTGACTGACCTGTTGGCTCAGCCCTCCAATTCACTCGGGAAGAAGAGCGGTCATGGATTGATCGGTGCAGACCTGTTGTTTGAATATGACAAAGCGGTTATGAAGAATTCCGCCAGAATCGGCTTGCTTCAGCTCGCGGCATTGATCTGCAAGAATCCCCAAACTTCATTCATTATCGAGGGCCATACGGACAGTTTTGGTTCCCGGGAGTACAACAAACTCCTTTCCCTCATGCGCGCCAATGCCGTCCGGTTGTGGCTCCAGGCCAATGGGATCGACATGACGCATGTGTACATCAGGGCATGCGGGAATGAACGTCCCGTTGTGCCGATTACCGGTGACCGCAGAGCCCAGGCCGCCAACAGACGTGTGGAAATCCACATGCGCAAGAAGGGTGAAGATCTCCCGGCGGATGCCTTGCCGATCTCATACAAAGTGGATATGGAAACTCCGATCGCACGTCAGATTGCCGCGATGAAGCAAGGGACTGGGGCTTTGCCTGTTCCTTCTTCGGATCAGGGGCGTCCTGTAGCTCCCGTTGTTCCTGCCAAACCGGTTGTCCCTTCGGTGCCTCCGGTCACTTCCCCTGCTGCTGTTCGTCCCGCAACGCCTACTCCGGCGGCGGGGAATGTTCGCCAGCCGTCTCCGGTTGTCGTTCCGGCACCCGGTCAAGGGCAGGGGACTGCAACCGGTTCTTCCGTTCGTCAGGGAGCCCGGCCTCCTGTAGTTTCCGGCTCCAACCAGGAAGCGCCGGTGGTTGACGATGAGGAGGTCGATTTGGAAGATTTACCTGCCCGCGTCGTTGGCAAGGAGGATGATATTCCTGTTGCCCAGCCTGTTCACGATGATATTCCCGCCGCTATTCCCGTGGCGGAACCGGTACACGGTTCCGGAGCCGATCCTGCCGGAAAACCGGAGAAGGGCGGGAATAGTCCTCAGGAACCGGCTTTTCAGGAGCCTCTCCTGCCCTGA
- the feoB gene encoding ferrous iron transport protein B — MPKVALLGNPNCGKTTIFNALTGARQHVGNYPGVTVESKSGVIHTERGDVLAVDLPGVYRLGGGAPEERVVTESLSGKDIDLIVNVVDSTNLDRHLYLTLQLWHFSLPVILVMNMTDEAESQGLLFDVELLEKLLGVRIVRTSGSRGEGIETLKRMIASVAFKPGGYEHPKPMPYGVTEEAVIEEMKESLRNAVSGRDPEPESYLAEKLLEGDQEIVSRFEQRGNEGRAAVEKAALLRRVLTERDNLPAPVVFADRRYGYISGLVREVLLENRRERLLWTDRLDSVATHRWFGIPLFLVAMYVVFYVTFTLGDPLVGWTETFFEWLGAKAGSLLSDSPQLQSLVCDGVLGGVGGVLSFIPTILILFLFIALLEESGYMARAAFIMDRFMHKMGLHGKSFIPMLIGFGCTVPAMMATRSIESRRDRLATIFVLPLMSCGARLPIFVLFITALFPEGYQAEILWCFYLIGILLAVSTARVLKSTLFKGGDELFIMELPPYRMPSSCNLMMVMWQRALMYLKKAGGMILFASVILWFLNTHPGSEDETVRQEDGGVVASAQVLEHSYSASIGRFFEPLTQYAGMDWKTNSALIGAFAAKEIFVAQLGILYAVPEGAQDDSGEKQALLRREISTHYSPLQGICLMLVCLIAMPCMATVATMKKESGSWLFTLGNVLFLNFMGLFLAILVYQIGLRL; from the coding sequence ATGCCCAAAGTGGCCTTGCTGGGAAACCCCAATTGCGGCAAGACGACGATTTTCAATGCTCTGACCGGCGCCCGGCAGCACGTTGGCAATTACCCTGGAGTGACGGTGGAGAGTAAGAGTGGCGTGATCCATACGGAGAGGGGGGATGTGCTTGCGGTAGATCTTCCTGGGGTATATCGCCTGGGCGGAGGCGCTCCCGAGGAACGGGTCGTGACGGAAAGTCTTTCAGGAAAAGATATTGATTTGATTGTCAATGTGGTAGACAGTACCAATCTGGATCGCCATCTGTATTTGACGCTTCAACTCTGGCATTTTTCTCTTCCCGTAATCCTTGTGATGAATATGACGGATGAGGCGGAATCCCAGGGCCTTTTGTTTGATGTGGAACTGCTGGAGAAACTGCTGGGAGTGCGCATCGTCCGGACTTCGGGTTCCCGTGGCGAAGGGATTGAGACCTTGAAGCGCATGATTGCTTCCGTCGCCTTCAAACCGGGTGGCTATGAGCATCCTAAACCCATGCCCTACGGGGTGACCGAGGAAGCTGTCATCGAGGAAATGAAGGAGTCTCTCCGAAATGCCGTTTCCGGCAGGGATCCCGAGCCTGAATCCTATTTGGCGGAAAAGCTTTTGGAAGGGGATCAGGAAATAGTCTCACGTTTCGAGCAACGAGGGAATGAGGGCAGGGCCGCCGTTGAAAAGGCTGCTCTTCTCCGCCGTGTGTTGACCGAGAGGGACAATCTCCCGGCTCCGGTCGTTTTTGCCGACAGGCGGTACGGCTATATTTCCGGTCTTGTCCGCGAGGTGTTGTTGGAAAATCGTCGGGAGCGTCTTCTCTGGACGGATCGTCTGGATTCCGTAGCAACTCACCGCTGGTTCGGTATACCGCTGTTTCTGGTGGCCATGTACGTTGTTTTTTACGTGACGTTTACTTTGGGGGATCCTCTTGTGGGATGGACCGAGACCTTTTTCGAGTGGTTGGGGGCGAAGGCGGGTAGCCTCTTATCGGATTCCCCTCAATTACAATCTCTCGTGTGTGACGGAGTGTTGGGTGGTGTTGGAGGGGTTTTGTCCTTTATTCCGACGATTCTGATTTTGTTCTTATTCATCGCCTTGCTGGAAGAGAGCGGTTATATGGCTCGTGCCGCCTTCATCATGGACAGGTTCATGCATAAGATGGGGTTGCATGGCAAGAGTTTCATTCCCATGCTTATCGGTTTCGGCTGTACGGTGCCGGCCATGATGGCAACGCGCAGCATTGAGTCTCGCCGCGACCGCTTGGCGACTATTTTCGTGCTTCCCTTGATGAGTTGCGGAGCGCGGCTTCCTATTTTCGTTCTCTTCATTACGGCTTTGTTTCCGGAAGGTTATCAAGCCGAGATTCTGTGGTGTTTCTATTTGATAGGAATCCTTCTGGCTGTCAGCACGGCACGTGTGTTGAAGTCTACTTTGTTCAAGGGTGGGGATGAATTGTTCATCATGGAGTTGCCTCCATACAGGATGCCGTCGTCATGCAACCTTATGATGGTCATGTGGCAGCGGGCTTTGATGTATTTAAAGAAAGCCGGAGGGATGATTCTTTTCGCATCCGTAATCCTTTGGTTTCTCAACACGCATCCGGGATCTGAAGACGAAACCGTTCGTCAGGAAGATGGGGGCGTCGTCGCATCGGCCCAGGTCTTGGAACATTCCTACTCGGCATCCATCGGACGCTTTTTCGAGCCGTTGACCCAGTATGCCGGGATGGATTGGAAGACCAATTCCGCATTGATCGGAGCTTTTGCCGCCAAGGAAATTTTCGTGGCCCAGCTCGGTATCCTGTACGCCGTACCGGAGGGAGCTCAAGATGATTCCGGAGAAAAACAGGCGCTTTTGCGCCGGGAGATCAGTACCCATTATTCTCCCCTGCAGGGGATTTGCCTCATGCTTGTCTGTCTGATTGCCATGCCATGCATGGCGACGGTCGCAACGATGAAGAAGGAGTCCGGCTCGTGGTTGTTCACACTCGGGAATGTACTTTTCCTGAACTTTATGGGTCTGTTCCTCGCAATACTGGTATATCAGATCGGTCTGAGACTGTAG
- a CDS encoding LemA family protein: MFATIVCLAVIIVAGGMVASGYNGLVTLRNAVRNAFAGIDVQLQRRYDLIPNLVEVAKKYMEHERETLEAVIAARNVACKASEKAVIDPANPESVKALVAAENSLGGVMERLFALSESYPDLKADSQMSRLMQELRETEDSVAYARQTYNNAVMKYNTKREVFPTNVIASVFNFQPSEMFKVETETARQAPKVSFQ, encoded by the coding sequence ATGTTTGCAACTATTGTTTGTTTGGCGGTTATTATCGTTGCCGGAGGCATGGTGGCTTCCGGTTACAACGGTTTGGTGACGTTGCGCAATGCCGTTCGGAATGCTTTTGCAGGTATCGACGTGCAACTTCAACGCCGGTATGATCTCATCCCCAATCTCGTTGAAGTTGCAAAAAAATACATGGAACATGAACGCGAGACGCTGGAGGCTGTGATTGCGGCACGTAATGTGGCATGCAAAGCCTCTGAAAAAGCAGTGATTGATCCGGCGAATCCGGAATCGGTTAAGGCTCTGGTTGCTGCGGAAAACTCTCTTGGCGGTGTCATGGAGCGTCTGTTTGCCCTGTCGGAATCCTATCCCGACTTGAAGGCGGATAGTCAAATGTCCAGATTGATGCAGGAATTGCGTGAGACGGAGGATAGTGTTGCCTATGCCCGGCAGACGTATAACAACGCCGTGATGAAATACAATACGAAGCGGGAGGTGTTCCCGACGAATGTTATTGCATCGGTGTTCAACTTCCAGCCGTCGGAGATGTTCAAGGTAGAGACCGAAACGGCCCGGCAGGCACCGAAGGTAAGTTTCCAATAG
- a CDS encoding DtxR family transcriptional regulator, with the protein MELTKSNEDYLEAIGLLVRERGIAQVRDIATVMNVKMPSVTSAVRQLAELGLVEYVQYAPVRLTKKGAKLADRIIQCHRTLHAFFRDILQLPDSRADEIACQVEHVMTQEEIERIAELTACVTAHAPLLKGFIDVGQLSDNEDQVVTLDRVRTGQRCIIKSVDPQMKGIARMADLGLVPGAEIYVIGSAPMGDPISIRLRGSCIVFRKDEGMSVTVRILDDGKK; encoded by the coding sequence ATGGAATTGACCAAGAGCAATGAAGATTATTTGGAAGCGATAGGACTTCTCGTTCGTGAACGTGGCATTGCCCAGGTCAGGGATATTGCCACGGTGATGAATGTGAAAATGCCTTCAGTTACCTCGGCTGTACGCCAACTGGCGGAACTGGGCCTGGTGGAATATGTCCAGTATGCTCCTGTCAGGTTAACAAAGAAGGGGGCTAAACTGGCTGACAGAATTATCCAGTGTCACAGGACTCTTCATGCATTCTTTAGGGATATTCTGCAATTGCCGGATAGCCGTGCGGATGAGATAGCCTGCCAGGTGGAGCACGTCATGACTCAGGAGGAAATCGAACGCATTGCGGAATTGACGGCTTGTGTGACGGCTCATGCTCCTCTGTTGAAAGGTTTTATCGATGTCGGACAACTATCCGATAATGAGGATCAGGTAGTAACGCTTGACCGGGTGCGTACCGGTCAGCGGTGTATCATCAAGTCTGTGGATCCGCAGATGAAAGGAATTGCCAGAATGGCGGATTTGGGACTGGTGCCGGGAGCGGAAATTTACGTAATCGGTTCGGCTCCGATGGGGGATCCCATCAGCATTCGCCTCCGCGGCTCATGTATTGTGTTTCGCAAGGATGAGGGAATGTCCGTTACCGTCAGAATCCTTGATGACGGTAAAAAGTAA
- a CDS encoding HAD hydrolase family protein, translating to MRLQALPPPDRPGWLLSFDFDDTLYDARSAHGVPPDFFSLIRRLRTDYGIMWGINTGRSLDYLAEGYERDSRAPFAPDFLVTRERDIHLADQGLHIRPYVPWNDACDEAHAKLFRHYRKFFTDLLRDLEAHCAHVDWWLQKEDPYSLEMADPADLDWAERLIMPAIAEHPEISFQRAGPYLRFCHADYNKGSALAHVAELLGIPGERICIFGDSFNDLDAMKENPQAFCCCPSNAVDSVRHLVAARAGYESPFPGPEGVMDALVQSVIPWME from the coding sequence ATGAGATTGCAAGCGCTTCCTCCTCCGGATCGTCCGGGATGGTTATTGTCCTTTGATTTCGACGATACGTTGTACGATGCGCGTTCCGCCCATGGCGTGCCACCGGATTTCTTTTCTCTGATACGCAGGTTGCGTACCGACTACGGAATCATGTGGGGGATCAACACGGGCAGAAGTCTGGACTACCTGGCGGAAGGTTATGAACGCGATTCACGGGCGCCTTTTGCCCCGGATTTTTTAGTGACGCGCGAGCGCGACATCCATCTTGCAGATCAGGGCCTTCATATCAGGCCCTATGTACCGTGGAATGATGCCTGCGATGAAGCACATGCCAAGTTGTTCCGGCATTACCGCAAGTTTTTTACGGATTTGCTCCGTGATTTGGAAGCTCATTGCGCCCATGTGGATTGGTGGTTGCAGAAGGAGGATCCTTACTCTCTGGAAATGGCTGATCCGGCGGATCTCGATTGGGCGGAGCGACTCATTATGCCTGCTATCGCCGAACATCCTGAAATATCCTTCCAGCGGGCAGGTCCTTATCTGCGATTCTGCCATGCCGATTACAACAAAGGAAGTGCACTGGCCCATGTGGCGGAACTGCTCGGGATACCGGGAGAGCGCATCTGTATTTTCGGGGACAGTTTCAATGATCTGGATGCGATGAAAGAAAATCCTCAGGCGTTTTGCTGTTGTCCTTCCAATGCCGTAGATTCCGTTCGTCACCTTGTGGCTGCCCGAGCCGGTTATGAAAGTCCTTTTCCTGGGCCTGAAGGTGTAATGGATGCCTTGGTGCAGTCTGTTATCCCTTGGATGGAATGA
- a CDS encoding LemA family protein — protein sequence MQELLFLSDSLEGYLSSGEYMAFVLSVLVAGCWLLCPWVLLRGSHRANRLRRLMDALPTSSVRGVFIGLVELKGTAECADPLVSFIAEKPCVWYSYTVEEHWRRVEVRTVVENGKRRTRTVVRSGWSTVAEGGRLKSFFLRDDTGEIAVHPQGADIEPMRVASFFSTPSDDAYYAKGPQGSIANSTFERRFTEEAVPIGTRIYLVGPSRECRDRVAAEIASGQDGEEFIISTRDEEAIRRTKGVKAWCFAILGLGILAGGSYFLRSGIYGIDSADGSAWPLWIVAGGIYVLAWLVSWMWTVYNSLVDIRNRVRQGWAQVEVLLQRRYELIPSLCRVVEEYTRHESEAMFLVARLRRRQQLDHESINALQEAYPGLKAAPLYEQLMQELSDTELRIAMAREYYNTIATHLNTRLAVFPDGVIGNMFGVKCVNLVEGVFRDDSCVKGE from the coding sequence ATGCAGGAGCTTCTCTTCCTTTCCGATTCATTGGAAGGCTATTTGTCATCGGGAGAATACATGGCTTTTGTTCTTAGTGTCCTTGTTGCCGGATGCTGGCTGCTTTGTCCCTGGGTGTTGTTGAGGGGAAGCCACCGCGCCAACCGGTTGAGGCGCTTGATGGATGCCCTGCCCACATCCAGTGTGCGTGGAGTGTTCATTGGATTGGTGGAGTTGAAAGGGACGGCGGAATGCGCCGATCCTCTGGTATCGTTCATCGCTGAAAAACCATGCGTGTGGTACAGCTACACGGTGGAGGAACATTGGAGGAGGGTGGAGGTGAGAACCGTCGTTGAGAACGGTAAAAGGCGTACCCGTACGGTGGTGAGGTCGGGATGGTCGACTGTGGCAGAGGGTGGAAGACTGAAGTCATTTTTCCTGCGGGACGATACGGGGGAAATTGCCGTTCATCCCCAAGGTGCGGATATAGAACCGATGCGAGTGGCCTCTTTCTTCAGTACTCCTTCCGATGATGCCTACTATGCCAAAGGACCGCAGGGGAGTATTGCCAATAGTACATTTGAACGTCGCTTCACCGAGGAGGCCGTTCCCATAGGAACGAGGATTTATCTGGTAGGACCGTCCCGTGAATGCCGGGATAGAGTTGCTGCCGAAATCGCCTCCGGCCAGGATGGGGAAGAGTTTATCATTTCTACTCGCGATGAGGAAGCCATCAGGAGAACGAAAGGGGTTAAAGCATGGTGTTTTGCCATACTGGGACTGGGGATTTTGGCGGGAGGCTCCTATTTCCTGAGATCCGGGATCTACGGAATTGACTCCGCCGATGGCAGTGCGTGGCCCTTGTGGATTGTTGCCGGAGGCATTTATGTGCTGGCTTGGCTGGTGTCGTGGATGTGGACGGTGTATAACAGCCTTGTCGATATCCGTAACCGTGTGCGGCAGGGATGGGCCCAGGTAGAGGTTCTTTTACAGAGACGTTATGAATTGATCCCCTCTCTGTGCCGGGTGGTTGAGGAATATACGCGGCATGAGAGTGAAGCCATGTTCCTGGTTGCCCGTTTGCGACGCCGGCAGCAATTGGATCACGAAAGTATCAATGCTCTGCAGGAGGCATATCCCGGTTTGAAAGCGGCTCCCCTGTATGAACAACTCATGCAGGAACTTTCCGATACCGAGTTGCGCATTGCCATGGCGCGGGAGTATTACAATACAATTGCCACGCATCTGAATACGCGTTTGGCTGTGTTCCCCGACGGAGTAATCGGGAATATGTTTGGTGTAAAATGCGTCAATTTGGTTGAAGGGGTATTTCGGGATGATTCCTGCGTCAAGGGGGAATGA
- a CDS encoding ATP-binding cassette domain-containing protein produces the protein MKLECDAVTFEYVRGKKVFDRYTKTFSAGITVLKGYSGCGKTTLLKILAGYLKISSGHIVTPNGCSINSLAFRRKYVSYMFQGINLLPLATVSRNLRLCAEMAMMPSSKWKKRADDLTEALGLKDLRNKKANSLSGGQAQRAALARTLMKDSPILLLDEPTSGLDDFNTNIIKNLIVSDAANKICIVSTHDARLLEIADEVIDFNQPVSL, from the coding sequence ATGAAACTTGAATGTGATGCCGTAACGTTTGAATACGTCCGCGGGAAAAAAGTTTTCGATCGTTATACGAAGACGTTTTCAGCGGGGATTACCGTCTTGAAGGGATATTCCGGGTGCGGGAAAACAACTCTGTTGAAAATCCTGGCGGGATATTTGAAAATTTCCTCCGGTCACATTGTGACGCCCAATGGCTGTTCGATCAACAGCCTTGCGTTTCGCCGGAAATACGTGAGCTACATGTTCCAGGGGATTAACCTCCTTCCTCTGGCTACGGTGAGCCGTAATTTGAGATTATGTGCCGAAATGGCAATGATGCCGTCTTCAAAGTGGAAAAAGCGTGCGGACGATTTGACGGAAGCCTTGGGATTGAAAGACCTGCGGAACAAAAAAGCGAACAGCCTCTCCGGTGGACAGGCGCAGAGGGCGGCTCTTGCCAGAACCCTCATGAAGGATTCCCCGATTTTGTTATTGGACGAGCCGACATCGGGCTTGGACGACTTTAACACCAACATTATTAAAAACCTGATTGTAAGTGATGCCGCCAACAAGATTTGTATCGTGAGTACACACGATGCCCGGCTTCTGGAGATAGCAGATGAAGTCATTGATTTTAACCAGCCTGTATCTCTTTAA
- a CDS encoding FeoA family protein: MRNHGEENCLCHCKKRGRHVRRRFLWRRFRRFFGNCENGRRMGEPRTLDRVRIRHSVRIISVRMDRLGMYKLADMGITPGVVVEIQEKAPFGGPLLIRVRGSVLALRPHEASRIEVQAEV; this comes from the coding sequence ATGAGGAACCACGGAGAAGAGAACTGCCTGTGCCATTGCAAGAAACGCGGGAGACATGTGAGGAGGCGGTTTTTGTGGAGAAGATTTCGTCGTTTTTTTGGCAATTGCGAAAATGGCCGCAGAATGGGTGAACCGAGAACTTTGGATCGGGTTCGGATCAGGCATTCCGTCAGGATCATATCGGTCCGGATGGACAGACTGGGCATGTACAAGCTGGCCGACATGGGAATTACGCCCGGCGTCGTGGTAGAAATCCAGGAGAAGGCGCCTTTTGGCGGTCCTTTGCTGATCCGGGTACGCGGTTCCGTGCTGGCTCTGCGTCCTCACGAGGCTTCGCGCATCGAAGTTCAGGCTGAAGTATAA